The Xylocopa sonorina isolate GNS202 unplaced genomic scaffold, iyXylSono1_principal scaffold0240, whole genome shotgun sequence genome includes a window with the following:
- the LOC143432438 gene encoding uncharacterized protein LOC143432438 codes for MLGTLRRDRKGIPVDVKFKKLKQGELIVMQNKKGIMILKWKNKRDIFMPSMKHLAEMVEVRKKYYVCDKPVVGVDYNKGKFSNAPILYNLATKTKIKVPEFRMALAMYLTQCHSPTLLNTPVRRRLLHEMQKKEGQAYLERKFCKECYKEKVKLLGSKIAKNRTRKVTTYCPDCVD; via the exons ATGC TAGGAACTCTAAGAAGAGATAGAAAGGGAATACCTGTCGACgtcaaatttaaaaaattgaaacAAGGTGAACTTATCGTTATGCAAAATAAGAAGGGGATTATGATCCTCAAGTGGAAAAACAAAAGAGACATTTTTATGCCTTCAATGAAACATTTAGCCGAAATGGTAGAGgtccgcaaaaaatattatgttTGTGATAAACCAGTAGTAGGTGTAGACTACAACAAAGGAAAAT TCTCGAACGCGCCGATACTCTATAATCTCGCAACGAAAACAAAAATCAAGGTACCAGAATTTAGAATGGCACTCGCAATGTACCTTACACAGTGCCATTCACCAACACTGTTAAATACACCTGTTCGACGAAGATTGCTGCACGAAATGCAGAAGAAAGAAGGGCAAGCGTACCTGGAACGAAAATTTTGCAAAGAGTGTTATAAAGAAAAAGTCAAACTGTTAGGATCAAAAATTGCTAAAAATCGGACCAGAAAGGTGACCACCTACTGTCCAGATTGCGTTGATTGA
- the LOC143432439 gene encoding uncharacterized protein LOC143432439 yields the protein MSVSEIYVKSISNFELLQFVSKTFPLSVRCFIADAPTIKARAFILNHRGHTSYQPCSKCKVSNVRQKRPSQRRSKSTIFDTVWSVPFEYMHLVCLGVMKKLLSSWLDGKYSYSSKLSSKDIPIISSRLMRLRKYYPSDFTRRPREIEIFSKFKATEIWQFLLYTGPLISFIKFA from the exons ATGAGCG TTTCTGAGATATATGTAAAAAGCATATCGAACTTTGAATTGCTGCAGTTTGTAAGCAAAACATTTCCATTATCAGTAAGATGTTTTATAGCTGATGCACCAACTATAAAAGCTCGAGCTTTTATCTTAAATCATCGGGGACATACGTCTTACCAACCTTGTTCTAAGTGCAAAGTAAGCAATGTACGTCAGAAAA GACCATCACAAAGAAGGTCTAAGTCCACTATCTTTGATACCGTTTGGAGTGTACCTTTCGAATACATGCATCTCGTATGTCTAGGTGTAATGAAAAAATTATTATCTTCCTGGTTAGACGGCAAATATTCCTATTCTTCCAAATTATCAAGTAAAGATATTCCAATAATATCCAGTAGGTTAATGAGATTAAGAAAGTACTACCCCTCCGATTTTACAAGGCGTCCCAGGGAAATCGAaattttttctaaatttaaaGCTACCGAAATCTGGCAATTTCTTCTATATACAGGACCACTAATATCGTTCATTAAATTTGCttga